Proteins from a genomic interval of Aspergillus flavus chromosome 7, complete sequence:
- a CDS encoding uncharacterized protein (expressed protein): MADPISVIGTVAAVLQLAQSACKAALELYNSCSVVQNAPQEIISISRDVHAFYMTISNLESSPRSDEVATVVSRDVQIMTTLETLKIPIENCSKACEAIMEKLIPHFRIDSSSQVLATADLTEGTSQIQRRRFSRGNMKWCFERKEISALGADLEQKKATIMTAIVIAQSFVSFDPVVCGECAHMSA, translated from the coding sequence ATGGCTGACCCTATATCGGTGATTGGCACAGTTGCAGCTGTCTTGCAACTAGCACAGAGCGCCTGCAAAGCCGCCCTAGAACTTTATAATTCCTGCTCGGTTGTTCAGAATGCACCACAAGAAATTATCTCGATCAGCCGGGATGTCCATGCATTCTACATGACAATTTCCAACCTCGAAAGCTCACCCCGCAGCGACGAAGTGGCAACCGTTGTAAGCAGAGATGTGCAGATTATGACGACCCTAGAAACCCTCAAGATCCCGATTGAGAATTGTTCCAAGGCCTGTGAGGCTATAATGGAAAAACTTATCCCACATTTCCGCATTGACAGTTCATCTCAGGTATTGGCGACAGCCGATTTAACTGAGGGGACATCGCAaatccaaagaagaagatttaGCCGTGGAAATATGAAGTGGTGTTTCGAACGGAAAGAGATCTCTGCTTTGGGGGCAGATTTGGAGCAAAAAAAAGCAACTATTATGACTGCTATAGTGATTGCACAatcttttgtctcttttgACCCTGTTGTGTGCGGAGAATGTGCTCATATGTCTGCTTAG
- a CDS encoding putative alpha/beta hydrolase encodes MSSSTLPKNASLVNIGTHSLALYTHGPEPSCPKDPVVLFISGVASSSLNWTAVVRLLPPSLRSYTYDRSGFRNSELSPLEPTAENIALELSLLIKKAPILNPLIIVGHSWAGVLINEFIVLTGNGPHIAGLVLVDANHETMPDILNVNDPVLSVIAEGVHPYAGRGIEAEHKFTQEEWDAFKSDQFSEKTLLIGEKEDSEHYAPSFETLRKKELGKKQPLVGDKPVYVIGGMRSRDWSGLYKAGVEKGNGTEEQRSHVRELIRTADEKSEGLMKEHLKLSTKSKLVFAYESGHFVQLTQPDIVVDGVKWVLENLQPSS; translated from the coding sequence ATGTCCTCCTCAACCCTCCCCAAAAACGCCAGCCTCGTCAACATAGGCACCCACTCCCTCGCTCTCTACACTCACGGCCCAGAACCCAGCTGCCCCAAAGACCCCGTCGTCCTATTCATCTCAGGCGTGGCAAGCTCCAGCCTCAACTGGACAGCCGTAGTGCGGCTGCTCCCTCCCTCACTGCGAAGCTACACATACGACCGTTCCGGGTTTCGCAACTCCGAGCTCTCGCCGCTCGAGCCCACAGCCGAGAATATTGCTCTGgagctttctcttctcattAAAAAAGCTCCCATTCTAAACCCTTTAATTATAGTGGGGCACTCCTGGGCCGGCGTGCTCATAAACGAGTTCATCGTGCTTACGGGAAATGGCCCCCACATCGCTGGTCTGGTTCTCGTCGATGCAAACCACGAGACTATGCCAGATATACTGAATGTTAATGATCCAGTTCTCTCGGTTATTGCTGAGGGCGTCCATCCATATGCTGGTAGGGGCATCGAGGCGGAGCATAAGTTCACCCAGGAAGAATGGGATGCATTTAAAAGCGATCAATTCTCGGAGAAAACCTTGTTGAtcggggagaaggaggattcTGAGCACTACGCACCAAGCTTTGAGACGCTgcggaagaaggagctgggtAAGAAGCAGCCACTGGTTGGAGATAAGCCGGTTTATGTTATTGGGGGTATGCGGAGTAGGGATTGGAGTGGGTTGTACAAGGCAGGCGTTGAGAAGGGGAATGGAACTGAGGAACAGAGGAGTCATGTTAGGGAGTTGATTAGGACGGCTGATGAGAAGAGTGAGGGTCTTATGAAGGAGCATTTGAAGCTTTCTACGAAGAGCAAGCTTGTGTTTGCTTATGAGAGTGGGCACTTTGTTCAGCTAACTCAGCCGGATATTGTGGTTGATGGTGTGAAATGGGTCCTCGAGAACTTACAACCATCTTCCTAG
- a CDS encoding ankyrin repeat-containing protein (unnamed protein product), protein MVSKLPNEILHAIADLLEQNDINSLAKSNSHVFPVFNSILYRKNMLESDGWALIWGIINRQHNTVAYALSTGATVLGEALALAVEDGQEQVVQWLLSVKSADFSPKYDFHGQFANWTSQHRIASKCTAASSKCIEQLKGRQQWERHGTFDNRSPLSRAARGGHLGIVKLLIAFNGDDLSVEDLDGKTPLFQAVERGFLDIAKALFNTGHCDLNRTDNEFKTVLSHAASSGNGDIVQWLIRCGGAINLNHQDRYGQTALHYAAERSDVPTTKLLIESGRVDPDITNLYDLTPLHIAIQRSNAVIIKLLTEPRTVDPDFRVTNNFTRLYDVTKNLYVSQPILSIESGEVDNHSRTPLHGATEHSHASLLEPLRDLSRLDSNISEEHSQLMLSQAIMNSDTSTLRLLICSGKVDLDRMDNEGRTPLSRAAKHSDRSIIKLLIDSGRVNLDSKDENGRTPLSYAAEYSDASTVKLLIDSGKVDVDSKDHQGRTPLSYAVQHMDLSNLTRLVVLWCQGDLEPGLNPNTIVPRRSLAGTSTLKTLLNCGKADPNSRAQHGQTPLSYAAEWSDSATIRLLLENPLVEVDSKDRSGRTPFFEAVANGNFAAAEVLLDSKMVNPNPRDKYGDAPIFEFMDLYTSLETLNDDQVLDWSIEDTVKTGYNRLLKLLLSRSDVIVDFRDHHGQTPLLYAAEECGYDVVRLMIESGKVDFAELYAQSLPGQIGPQLMES, encoded by the coding sequence ATGGTATCTAAACTACCTAATGAGATACTGCATGCCATTGCAGATCTGTTAGAACAGAATGACATTAATTCTCTCGCGAAATCAAACAGCCATGTATTCCCTGTCTTCAATTCCATCCTGTACCGAAAGAATATGCTAGAGTCTGATGGCTGGGCACTTATCTGGGGCATTATCAATCGTCAACACAATACAGTGGCATACGCACTCAGTACAGGAGCCACAGTTCTGGGTGAGGCGCTGGCCCTTGCCGTTGAGGATGGACAGGAGCAAGTCGTGCAATGGCTTCTGTCTGTCAAGTCTGCTGATTTCTCCCCGAAATATGACTTTCATGGACAATTCGCCAATTGGACCTCTCAACATCGCATTGCTTCGAAGTGCACAGCGGCCAGCTCAAAATGTATTGAGCAACTTAAGGGTCGTCAGCAGTGGGAACGTCATGGCACGTTTGATAATAGGTCACCTCTCTCACGGGCAGCCAGGGGAGGTCACTTGGGAATTGTGAAGCTTTTGATTGCATTTAACGGTGACGATCTGTCCGTGGAAGACTTGGATGGGAAGACTCCTCTCTTCCAAGCTGTAGAAAGGGGCTTTCTGGACATTGCCAAGGCATTGTTCAATACTGGGCACTGTGACCTGAATAGAACAGATAACGAATTCAAGACAGTATTATCGCATGCGGCGAGCTCCGGCAATGGTGACATAGTACAGTGGTTAATTAGATGTGGAGGTGCAATCAACCTTAATCACCAAGACAGATATGGTCAGACGGCGCTGCATTATGCTGCTGAACGCTCAGATGTGCCAACCACGAAGCTGCTGATCGAGTCTGGTAGAGTTGATCCAGATATTACAAACCTATATGATCTGACACCACTCCACATTGCTATTCAGCGATCAAATGCAGTGATCATAAAGCTGTTGACGGAGCCCAGGACAGTTGATCCGGACTTTAGAGTTACCAATAACTTCACACGGCTCTATGATGTTACGAAGAATCTCTATGTGTCCCAACCGATATTGTCCATCGAATCTGGCGAAGTGGATAACCACAGTCGTACACCGCTCCATGGTGCTACTGAGCACTCGCACGCGTCGCTCTTGGAACCCCTAAGGGACTTAAGTCGACTGGACTCTAACATTTCGGAGGAACACAGCCAGTTGATGCTTTCTCAGGCTATTATGAATTCCGATACCTCGACTTTAAGGCTTCTGATCTGTTCAGGCAAAGTTGACTTGGACCGGATGGACAATGAAGGGCGCACACCACTTTCACGTGCCGCTAAGCACTCAGACAGATCAATTATAAAGCTATTGATTGACTCCGGCAGGGTCAACCTAGACTCCAAAGATGAAAACGGTAGAACGCCGCTATCATACGCCGCCGAGTACTCCGATGCGTCAACTGTAAAGCTTTTGATAGATTCTGGCAAAGTCGATGTGGATTCTAAAGATCATCAAGGGCGGACGCCGCTTTCCTATGCTGTCCAACACATGGACCTAAGCAATCTAACGAGGTTGGTAGTGTTATGGTGCCAAGGTGATCTGGAACCGGGGCTCAACCCAAATACTATCGTTCCCCGCAGGTCGCTTGCAGGCACTTCAACCTTGAAGACTTTGCTCAATTGTGGCAAAGCCGATCCCAACTCACGAGCTCAACACGGTCAGACACCACTTTCATACGCCGCTGAATGGTCAGATTCGGCAACCATAAGACTTTTACTCGAGAATCCTTTGGTTGAAGTTGATTCAAAGGATAGATCAGGGAGAACTCCATTTTTTGAAGCTGTTGCAAATGGCAATTTCGCTGCAGCGGAGGTGCTTCTTGATTCAAAGATGGTCAATCCCAACCCCCGAGACAAGTATGGAGATGCACCGATATTCGAATTTATGGATCTCTACACTTCTCTCGAAACCCTCAATGATGATCAGGTATTGGATTGGAGCATCGAAGACACTGTTAAAACAGGCTACAACCGTCTTTTGAAATTGCTGCTCAGCAGGAGCGATGTTATTGTTGATTTTCGAGATCACCACGGTCAAACACCCCTTTTATACGCCGCCGAAGAATGTGGATACGATGTTGTCAGGCTTATGATAGAATCGGGAAAAGTCGATTTCGCAGAGCTCTATGCCCAAAGCCTTCCAGGTCAAATCGGTCCTCAACTGATGGAATCCTAG
- a CDS encoding histidine acid phosphatase encodes MQLLPVALLLGALAAPTASESFNPLNHLAGIAPYRTINDPPLESAPPQGCNVTKAAYLIRHAAIYANDFDYESYLEPFVEKLRNTTQDWSKTTDLKFLANWTAPVDEEHLEKVTKVGYKEAVELGVNFRTRYASLPHPSKVWSSSADRTTKTAAGFIEGYTLNKTAGMDLVEVKEKKDTGVDSLTPYKSCPAYSGSYGSDQSQEWVEKYTAPIKERLNAQAPNFNFTTSDIVSMFEFCGYETVIRGDSPFCATTLFSSNDWLAFEYGEDIRYFHNVGYGNYASPRIGFPWVNASFNILSSNSSQDVYVSFTHRELPPTVITALGLFNNSAFSGADNVNKTMPTDEINYGRQWKSSDILPFLTNIAIERLSCDSYGYDEGDYYRVLVNSSPQPLEDCRGGPGDSCSATKFGDFVKGLGERFGDFVGACGAPKNESQVVTIYN; translated from the exons ATGCAGCTCCTACCCGTCGCCCTACTCCTCGGAGCCCTAGCCGCTCCCACCGCCAGCGAGTCTTTCAATCCCCTCAACCACCTCGCTGGCATAGCTCCCTACCGCACCATCAACGACCCCCCATTAGAATCTGCCCCTCCACAGGGATGCAATGTAACAAAAGCCGCGTACCTAATCCGGCACGCAGCGATCTATGCCAACGATTTCGATTATGAAAGCTATCTCGAGCCTTTTGTGGAAAAGCTCCGCAACACAACCCAGGACTGGTCAAAAACGACAGACCTCAAGTTCCTGGCGAATTGGACCGCTCCTGTTGACGAAGAGCATCTCGAAAAAGTCACCAAGGTCGGATACAAGGAAGCTGTGGAGTTGGGCGTTAACTTCCGAACCCGCTATGCTAGTCTACCCCATCCGAGCAAAGTCtggtcatcttcagcagatAGAACGACTAAGACCGCCGCCGGGTTTATTGAGGGCTACACACTCAACAAAACCGCCGGGATGGATCTTGtggaagtgaaagaaaagaaggatacaGGTGTGGACTCGCTCACCCCTTACAAAAGCTGTCCCGCGTATAGTGGGAGCTACGGCAGTGATCAGTCCCAG GAATGGGTAGAGAAGTACACCGCACCCATCAAGGAAAGGCTTAATGCCCAGGCCCCCAATTTCAACTTCACCACTTCCGACATTGTGAGCATGTTCGAGTTCTGCGGCTACGAAACCGTCATTCGGGGTGACTCGCCTTTCTGTGCCACTACTCTGTTTTCCTCGAATGACTGGCTCGCCTTCGAATACGGTGAGGATATCAGGTACTTCCATAACGTGGGGTATGGCAACTACGCATCGCCAAGAATCGGGTTTCCCTGGGTCAATGCTAGCTTTAATATCCTTTCTTCCAACTCCAGCCAAGATGTTTATGTCTCCTTCACGCACCGCGAGCTCCCACCGACTGTCATCACAGCCCTGGGTCTCTTTAACAACAGTGCCTTCTCGGGTGCCGATAATGTGAATAAGACCATGCCGACGGATGAAATCAACTATGGCCGACAGTGGAAGAGCAGTGACATTTTGCCGTTCTTGACGAACATTGCCATTGAGAGGCTGAGTTGCGATAGCTATGGATACGACGAGGGCGATTATTACCGGGTGCTGGTGAACTCGAGCCCCCAACCCTTGGAAGATTGTCGCGGTGGACCGGGAGATAGTTGTAGTGCGACGAAGTTTGGGGATTTCGTAAAAGGTTTGGGTGAGAGATTTGGCGATTTTGTGGGCGCTTGTGGTGCACCGAAGAACGAGAGTCAAGTTGTAACTATCTATAACTAA